In Physeter macrocephalus isolate SW-GA chromosome 2, ASM283717v5, whole genome shotgun sequence, a single window of DNA contains:
- the LOC112064560 gene encoding synaptojanin-2-binding protein-like, with amino-acid sequence MELEKGHGRLDVNIVGGTDQQYVSNDSGIYVSRIKGNGAAALDGRLQEGDKILSVNGQDLKNLLHQDAVDLFRNTGYAVSLRVQHRLQVQNGPIGHHGEGEPSGIYITGVLVPVFALIMVASWAFMRYRQRL; translated from the exons ATGGAATTGGAAAAGGGCCATGGAAG GCTGGACGTCAACATTGTCGGTGGCACAGATCAGCAGTATGTCTCCAATGACAGTGGCATCTACGTCAGCCGCATCAAAGGGAACGGGGCTGCAGCCCTGGATGGGCGGCTCCAGGAGGGTGATAAGATCCTCTCGGTAAACGGCCAAGACCTAAAGAACCTGCTGCACCAGGATGCTGTAGACCTCTTTCGTAATACAGGCTATGCTGTGTCCCTGAGAGTGCAGCACAGGTTACAGGTGCAGAATGGGCCTATAGGACATCACGGTGAAGGGGAGCCAAGTGGTATTTACATAACTGGGGTGCTGGTGCCAGTGTTTGCCCTCATCATGGTAGCATCCTGGGCGTTCATGAGATACCGGCAACGACTTTGA